Proteins encoded within one genomic window of Actinoplanes octamycinicus:
- a CDS encoding LCP family protein, translating into MPAATDRTDGRQPLADGAPGKKKKKAKGPKAPLWTKLVTAFGAVLLITSGGTGVTANYLLSQVTDNVQTTTSALSQSGGVGAAQQNGKLPDGAINLLMLGLDTRDGWEKSGEGSRSDTILVLHIPAARDKAQMISIPRDTNAEIPADKDLGFGGATEKINSAFYFGSRNKGGVAGGMKLAAKAVHNLTGISFDGVIVINFNGFKDILEALGGVYMCVDQDSWSSHYVVNNGKVEYAKGADPTSPPSNALWFKKGCRNMKAWEALEFSRIRHSAHGDYDRQRHQQQLLRAMMKKATSSGVLTDLSKVSKLLSAAGSSLTLDTNNVPVSDFFFGLKGLASAELLPIRSNSGSFYSTSDGKAELINDVTKQLFEATAKDKLDPFLLSHPELVINSSS; encoded by the coding sequence ATGCCAGCGGCAACCGACCGGACCGACGGCCGTCAGCCTCTGGCAGACGGGGCACCGGGCAAGAAGAAGAAAAAGGCCAAGGGCCCGAAAGCACCGCTGTGGACCAAGCTGGTCACCGCGTTCGGCGCGGTGCTGCTGATCACCAGCGGCGGCACCGGCGTCACCGCGAACTACCTGCTCAGCCAGGTGACCGACAACGTTCAGACCACCACGTCGGCGCTCAGCCAGTCCGGTGGGGTCGGCGCGGCGCAGCAGAACGGCAAGCTGCCGGACGGCGCGATCAACCTGCTGATGCTCGGCCTGGACACCCGGGACGGGTGGGAGAAGTCCGGTGAGGGCTCCCGGTCGGACACCATCCTCGTGCTGCACATCCCGGCCGCCCGGGACAAGGCGCAGATGATCTCGATCCCCCGGGACACCAACGCCGAGATCCCGGCCGACAAGGACCTCGGCTTCGGCGGCGCCACCGAGAAGATCAACAGCGCGTTCTACTTCGGCTCCCGGAACAAGGGCGGCGTGGCCGGCGGCATGAAGCTCGCCGCCAAGGCCGTGCACAACCTGACCGGGATCAGCTTCGACGGCGTCATCGTGATCAACTTCAACGGCTTCAAGGACATCCTGGAGGCGCTCGGCGGCGTCTACATGTGCGTCGACCAGGACTCGTGGTCCAGCCACTACGTGGTGAACAACGGCAAGGTGGAGTACGCGAAGGGCGCCGACCCGACGTCCCCGCCCAGCAACGCCCTGTGGTTCAAGAAGGGCTGCCGCAACATGAAGGCCTGGGAGGCGCTGGAGTTCTCCCGGATCCGGCACTCCGCGCACGGCGACTACGACCGGCAGCGGCACCAGCAGCAGCTGCTCCGCGCCATGATGAAGAAGGCCACCAGCAGCGGCGTGCTCACCGACCTCTCCAAGGTGTCGAAGCTGCTCTCCGCGGCCGGCTCGTCGCTCACCCTGGACACCAACAACGTCCCGGTCTCCGACTTCTTCTTCGGGCTCAAGGGGCTGGCCAGCGCCGAGCTGCTGCCGATCCGGAGCAACAGCGGCAGCTTCTACAGCACCTCGGACGGCAAGGCCGAGCTGATCAACGACGTGACCAAGCAGCTGTTCGAGGCGACCGCCAAGGACAAACTGGACCCGTTCCTGCTCAGCCACCCCGAACTGGTCATCAACAGCAGCAGCTGA
- a CDS encoding class I SAM-dependent methyltransferase has translation MAGISWQAGDAYEAYVGRWSRQVARLFVAWLGPSAASGPRWLDVGCGTGALTGQLPSSGLVVGVDSSAGFLAAVPPSRVTRCAGDAAALPLASGRFDVVVSGLALNFVRPPEAAVAEFCRVAAPGATVAAYVWDYAGGMAMMQHFWAAAGELDPELGERDESLGYGFCRAEVLAGWWSAAGLREVATRRLEIPMVFRDFDDYWRPFLGAQGPAPSYLATRSPAQRDALRSSIRQRLPIQADGSIPLTAAAHAVRGRKP, from the coding sequence ATGGCGGGCATCTCCTGGCAGGCCGGTGACGCCTACGAGGCGTATGTGGGCCGGTGGAGCCGCCAGGTCGCGCGGCTCTTCGTGGCCTGGCTGGGTCCGTCCGCCGCGTCCGGGCCGCGATGGCTGGACGTGGGCTGCGGGACCGGGGCGCTCACCGGGCAGCTGCCGTCGTCCGGGCTGGTCGTCGGGGTGGACTCGTCGGCCGGATTCCTGGCCGCGGTGCCGCCCTCGCGGGTGACCCGGTGCGCCGGCGACGCCGCGGCGTTGCCGCTGGCGAGCGGGCGGTTCGACGTGGTGGTCAGCGGGCTCGCGCTGAACTTCGTGCGCCCTCCGGAAGCGGCGGTCGCCGAGTTCTGCCGGGTGGCCGCGCCGGGCGCGACCGTCGCCGCCTACGTCTGGGACTACGCCGGCGGCATGGCGATGATGCAGCACTTCTGGGCGGCGGCCGGCGAGCTCGACCCGGAGCTGGGCGAGCGGGACGAGTCGCTCGGCTACGGGTTCTGTCGCGCGGAGGTGCTGGCCGGGTGGTGGTCGGCGGCCGGGCTCCGGGAGGTGGCCACCCGGCGGCTGGAGATCCCGATGGTGTTCCGCGACTTCGACGACTACTGGCGGCCGTTCCTCGGCGCGCAGGGGCCCGCCCCGAGTTACCTCGCCACCCGGTCCCCCGCACAGCGCGACGCCCTGCGGTCGTCAATCCGCCAGCGGCTCCCGATCCAGGCGGACGGGTCGATCCCCCTCACCGCCGCCGCCCACGCGGTCCGCGGCCGCAAACCCTGA
- a CDS encoding LLM class flavin-dependent oxidoreductase: MTERAFRFGVIAGQARTGAEWAATAHRAEELGYDILLLPDTLFTLSPFPALAAAAAATSSLRVGTYVLNSPNRTPAHVAWETRSLQTISDGRFELGVGGGRPNGQADTAALGGMWGTPGERLRRTADVIAAARALPVPPEVLVAASKPGMMRLAAEEADTVTFGLPPATTPTDLFRAADAFRSMTARADRVELLVGVTAFAPSIFALPEWLSRQVGGDPREMAASGAAAFLIGDADQAAEELRRRRSVGGFSYIAVNGMFMEAFAPVLQRLRAMDAVSA, from the coding sequence ATGACTGAGCGTGCGTTTCGATTCGGGGTCATCGCCGGGCAGGCTCGCACCGGCGCGGAGTGGGCGGCGACCGCGCACCGGGCCGAGGAGCTGGGCTACGACATCCTGCTCCTCCCGGACACCCTGTTCACCCTGTCGCCGTTCCCGGCACTCGCCGCGGCCGCCGCGGCGACCAGTTCGCTGCGGGTCGGCACCTACGTCCTGAACTCGCCCAACCGCACCCCGGCGCACGTCGCCTGGGAGACCCGGAGCCTGCAGACGATCAGCGACGGCCGGTTCGAGCTGGGCGTCGGTGGTGGCCGCCCCAACGGGCAGGCGGACACCGCCGCGCTCGGCGGCATGTGGGGCACCCCGGGCGAGCGGCTGCGCCGGACCGCCGACGTGATCGCCGCCGCCCGGGCCCTGCCGGTCCCGCCGGAGGTGCTGGTCGCGGCGTCGAAACCGGGCATGATGCGGCTCGCCGCGGAGGAGGCGGACACGGTGACCTTCGGCCTGCCGCCGGCCACCACGCCGACCGACTTGTTCCGGGCCGCGGACGCGTTCCGGTCGATGACGGCCCGCGCCGACCGGGTCGAGCTGCTCGTCGGGGTGACCGCGTTCGCCCCGAGCATCTTCGCGCTGCCGGAGTGGCTGTCCCGGCAGGTCGGCGGCGATCCGCGGGAGATGGCCGCGTCGGGCGCCGCGGCTTTCCTGATCGGGGATGCCGACCAGGCCGCCGAGGAACTCCGGCGCCGGCGCTCGGTGGGCGGTTTCTCCTATATCGCGGTGAACGGCATGTTCATGGAGGCCTTCGCCCCGGTTCTCCAGCGCCTTCGCGCCATGGATGCGGTCAGCGCCTGA
- a CDS encoding glycosyltransferase family 39 protein, with the protein MTETLTPRAEIGRRPMAWVPVGLIALAATLLLLVTAGRYGYHRDELYFRLLGGHPAWGYVDQPPFTPLVDRLAIEIFDDSLWVIRVPGALMIGLAALLAAALAREVGGGAGAQSLAASVVFGTFPLTAAHVGSTAAPDLLVWLGVLLFAVRALLHDRPRSWLGAGLVTGLGLYNKHLVVLLLLCLAAGLLLVGPRRVLRSPWLWAGVAVALVVGLPNLIYQVVNDFPQAEMARALAEDKGDESRVLLVPFQLLLLSLPPVWIAGIVASWRRPEWRPIRALPVAYLVMLVLLLIIAGQPYYPLGLLTALYAIGAVPTVRWLAGRRSRRVWLVAGVVLFSAFGIAGSLPVIPEDRLSGTTQAETNETVADQIGWPEYVAQVAAVHRALPAGEQSRAVLFTGNYGEAGALDRFGRPLGLPEIYSGHNELHHFGPPPDDKTVVIAVLQAEPDRVARMFGSCTEHGALRNAAGVANEETEEAHIYVCHLAVPWHVLWPSLQHYS; encoded by the coding sequence GTGACCGAAACGCTGACGCCCCGTGCGGAGATCGGCCGCAGGCCGATGGCCTGGGTGCCGGTCGGCCTGATCGCGCTCGCCGCGACCCTGCTCCTGCTGGTGACCGCCGGGCGCTATGGCTATCACCGCGACGAGCTCTATTTCCGGCTCCTCGGCGGCCATCCGGCCTGGGGTTATGTCGACCAGCCACCGTTCACCCCGCTGGTCGACCGGCTGGCGATCGAGATCTTCGATGACTCGCTGTGGGTGATCCGGGTGCCCGGCGCGTTGATGATCGGCCTGGCCGCGTTGCTGGCCGCGGCGCTCGCCCGGGAGGTCGGCGGCGGCGCGGGCGCCCAGTCGCTGGCCGCCTCGGTGGTCTTCGGCACGTTCCCGCTCACCGCCGCCCACGTCGGCTCGACCGCCGCGCCCGACCTGCTGGTCTGGCTGGGCGTGCTGCTCTTCGCGGTGCGCGCGCTGCTGCACGACCGGCCACGGTCCTGGCTCGGGGCCGGCCTGGTCACCGGGCTCGGCCTCTACAACAAGCACCTGGTCGTGCTGCTCCTGCTGTGCCTGGCGGCCGGGCTGCTGCTGGTCGGCCCGCGCCGGGTGCTGCGCTCGCCGTGGTTGTGGGCCGGCGTGGCGGTCGCGCTGGTCGTCGGCCTGCCCAACCTGATCTATCAGGTGGTCAACGACTTCCCGCAGGCGGAGATGGCCCGGGCGCTGGCCGAGGACAAGGGCGACGAGTCCCGGGTGCTGCTGGTGCCGTTCCAGCTCCTGCTGCTCAGCCTCCCTCCGGTGTGGATCGCCGGGATCGTGGCGTCGTGGCGCAGGCCGGAGTGGCGGCCGATCCGGGCGCTTCCGGTGGCCTATCTCGTGATGCTCGTCCTGCTGTTGATCATCGCCGGTCAGCCGTATTACCCGCTCGGCCTGCTCACGGCTCTCTACGCGATCGGTGCGGTGCCGACGGTGCGCTGGCTGGCCGGCCGCCGGTCCCGGCGGGTCTGGCTGGTCGCCGGGGTGGTGCTGTTCAGCGCATTCGGGATCGCCGGCTCGCTGCCGGTGATCCCGGAGGACCGCTTGTCCGGCACGACCCAGGCCGAGACCAACGAGACGGTGGCCGACCAGATCGGCTGGCCGGAGTATGTCGCTCAGGTCGCCGCGGTCCATCGCGCGCTGCCCGCCGGCGAGCAGTCCCGGGCGGTGCTGTTCACCGGCAACTACGGCGAGGCCGGCGCCCTGGACCGGTTCGGCCGCCCGCTGGGCCTGCCCGAGATCTACAGCGGACACAACGAGTTGCACCACTTCGGCCCGCCGCCGGACGACAAAACCGTCGTGATCGCGGTGCTGCAGGCCGAGCCGGACCGGGTCGCCCGGATGTTCGGCAGTTGCACCGAGCACGGTGCGCTGCGCAACGCCGCCGGGGTGGCGAATGAGGAGACAGAGGAGGCCCACATCTATGTCTGCCACCTGGCGGTTCCCTGGCACGTCCTCTGGCCGTCGCTCCAGCACTACTCCTGA
- a CDS encoding nSTAND1 domain-containing NTPase, with translation MPEPDATPDPAERARAGVRAWVRESGRRTRQRLRGASPYAILAFLTASAVAPVAGAGLGASAAFTVVLAQLGGLGSNFLADILAGTAQRLRGTGPITEQQWRDAVAADLLPALAAGDEESRRLRAEVSAVLHEIDAVATALTEAADADEELRRQLEQVFEELGGDVGELHWMVTDVRRSIDDLRQQFAGQSLLLTRQLEQVRRQLLAVTGEPPPAAPAVASSVPPYPGLASFEPADAPWFRGRETQVAELLARLSEQMVGAPPLVVTGVSGAGKSSLLRAGLLPAIGTGRLGEAAAGWPWVLLTPGPTPLRTLVQQLSTLLTDSPAAPGVSEATSAATPGRTVDAAERGMGEPRPGTDADEPGAPGDPGEPGDAVTDSGPGGAGGRGEAVSGGVPAEGRLGSGESRAATLDELVAAVRREPQQLGTLARQAAARGRRPVIVVDQFEELFTQGAGPAERLAFAAALTAAAPALVVIAVRSDFYPACVELPPLAELLAAGHVVLGPLDAEAVRRAVVEPAEQAGLTVDPGLPELMLRDLSDGDSYEPGTLPLLAHALRATWERREGDRLTVEAYRATGGIRHAVAETAERIYLELDPDDRATLRTELLALVTVTGNGTVVRRRGERGAAGSRVLDRLVTERLVTAGADTVEISHEALLTGWPRLAGWVAEARADLELRQRVIEAAADWERSGRDPDLLLRGARLLAARERLVDRSPGPEPSPAGHTDPARDTPAPPDRETSAPPDRGTPAPPDRDTLAPSARDTSTPPDRDTPHTATPPAPSDQDGPATGSADRGSPPVPGTLPASAMAFVAAGVDAAEAAEAARRRATGRLRRLAAGLGVALLLAVAGGLVALNKQQVAADKEQEAQTARHDAASRQAAAEAVNALDRDEVTAVRRALDGWQEAHTAQARGALLSAQMVNSLGTLGTETGGHSVAFSPDGSRIAIGYGGGVVRLWDAVTFTPIGEPLVTPQKAARNIVVSVAFSPDGRFLMSSAFAKDSLQIWDAATGSPVRTLPGAAAAAWLPVAGTGAGTGAGAPAAGTVLALRTDPKATGFQLGMWDAATGRLSRSIPIDDYYPYDLAVSRDGKHVAITKGPGSAARVWRLSDGRAATTIPDTSHLAFAPDGTLVGMNRLGQLFQWEVPSGRRLRTLFEATSTPGASRFTVTADGMAVANVGSRLVATFSLADGTNTVQDTGVSAYPAVAASPDGRLIAVTGLDAPTAVFRRATTWLPHGGMVAGSSFSPDGRRLAAAADDGRIRVWDVASRDLVTDVRSGGVPVRVAFAAGGLLVDATMDAGLEVREAATGRLRETVPLAGATNDLAVSPDGSLVAVSTGPLPSGLFQPGARAEQHERILVYDVVKREVRTRLQPVEAPHAVAFSRDGTQLLATTTDPYTSTGIFHSALHAWRTSDFTRIGSYRLGDYQATDLAVSPADGAIAVAGTNGQVEFRSPDGTQPRWQTRRQVQQIDAIAFAPDGRTLAVSDFDGRIHLWDTASRTESATLNGHRTRVASLSFAPGSGLLASSELEGTFGLWRMDPAEVVPEICRVAIIADRNDGGGLSPLCR, from the coding sequence GTGCCCGAACCCGATGCCACCCCGGACCCCGCCGAGCGCGCCCGCGCCGGCGTGCGAGCCTGGGTGCGCGAGTCCGGCCGCCGCACCCGGCAGCGGCTGCGCGGCGCGAGTCCGTACGCGATTCTGGCCTTCCTGACCGCCTCCGCGGTCGCCCCGGTGGCCGGCGCCGGGCTGGGCGCCTCGGCCGCGTTCACCGTGGTGCTGGCCCAGCTCGGCGGCCTGGGCAGCAACTTCCTCGCCGACATCCTGGCCGGCACGGCGCAGCGGCTGCGCGGCACCGGCCCGATCACCGAGCAGCAGTGGCGGGACGCGGTCGCCGCCGACCTGCTGCCGGCACTCGCCGCCGGCGACGAGGAGAGCCGCCGGTTGCGGGCCGAGGTCTCCGCGGTGCTGCACGAGATCGACGCGGTCGCCACCGCGCTGACCGAGGCGGCCGACGCCGACGAGGAGCTGCGCCGGCAGCTGGAGCAGGTCTTCGAGGAGCTCGGTGGCGACGTCGGCGAGCTGCACTGGATGGTCACCGACGTCCGCCGGTCGATCGACGACCTGCGGCAGCAGTTCGCCGGGCAGAGTCTGCTGCTGACCCGGCAGCTCGAGCAGGTCCGCCGCCAGCTGCTCGCGGTGACCGGCGAGCCGCCGCCGGCCGCCCCGGCGGTCGCCTCCTCGGTGCCGCCCTATCCCGGACTGGCCAGTTTCGAGCCGGCCGACGCGCCCTGGTTCCGCGGTCGCGAGACGCAGGTGGCCGAGCTGCTGGCCCGGCTCAGCGAGCAGATGGTGGGCGCGCCGCCGCTGGTCGTCACCGGCGTGTCCGGCGCCGGCAAGTCCTCGCTGCTGCGGGCCGGTCTGCTCCCGGCGATCGGCACCGGCCGGCTGGGCGAGGCGGCGGCCGGCTGGCCGTGGGTCCTGCTGACCCCGGGCCCCACTCCGCTGCGCACCCTGGTCCAGCAGCTCAGCACCCTGCTCACCGACAGCCCGGCCGCTCCCGGTGTCAGCGAAGCCACGTCGGCGGCCACGCCGGGCAGGACCGTCGACGCGGCTGAGCGAGGGATGGGCGAGCCCAGGCCCGGCACAGATGCCGACGAGCCCGGCGCGCCCGGCGACCCCGGTGAGCCGGGCGACGCTGTGACCGACTCGGGTCCGGGCGGGGCGGGTGGACGGGGCGAGGCTGTGAGCGGCGGGGTTCCGGCTGAGGGACGGCTCGGGTCCGGGGAGAGCCGGGCCGCGACGCTCGACGAGCTGGTCGCGGCGGTGCGCCGGGAGCCGCAGCAACTGGGCACGCTCGCCCGCCAGGCGGCCGCCCGGGGGCGGCGGCCGGTGATCGTGGTGGATCAGTTCGAGGAGCTGTTCACCCAGGGGGCCGGCCCGGCCGAGCGGCTCGCCTTCGCGGCGGCGCTGACCGCGGCGGCGCCGGCGCTCGTGGTGATCGCGGTGCGGTCCGACTTCTATCCGGCCTGTGTGGAGCTTCCGCCGCTGGCCGAGCTGCTGGCCGCCGGGCACGTGGTGCTCGGGCCGCTGGACGCCGAGGCGGTGCGCCGGGCCGTGGTCGAGCCCGCCGAGCAGGCCGGCCTGACCGTCGATCCGGGCCTGCCCGAGCTGATGCTGCGCGACCTCAGCGACGGCGACAGCTACGAGCCGGGCACGTTGCCGCTGCTGGCGCACGCGCTGCGGGCCACCTGGGAGCGCCGCGAGGGCGACCGGCTCACCGTCGAGGCCTACCGGGCCACCGGCGGGATCCGGCACGCGGTCGCCGAGACCGCCGAGCGGATCTACCTGGAGCTGGACCCGGACGACCGAGCGACGCTGCGCACCGAGCTGCTCGCGCTGGTCACGGTGACCGGCAACGGCACGGTGGTCCGGCGGCGCGGCGAGCGCGGCGCGGCCGGTTCCCGGGTGCTCGACCGGCTGGTCACCGAGCGGCTGGTCACCGCCGGGGCGGACACTGTGGAGATCAGCCACGAGGCCCTGCTCACCGGCTGGCCCCGGCTGGCCGGCTGGGTCGCCGAGGCCCGCGCCGACCTGGAGCTGCGGCAGCGGGTGATCGAGGCGGCCGCCGACTGGGAACGCTCCGGCCGCGACCCGGACCTCCTGCTGCGCGGCGCCCGCCTGCTCGCCGCCCGCGAACGCCTCGTCGACCGGAGCCCCGGCCCCGAGCCATCACCGGCCGGGCACACAGATCCGGCCCGAGACACTCCGGCGCCGCCGGACCGAGAGACCTCGGCGCCGCCGGACCGGGGCACTCCAGCGCCGCCGGACCGGGACACTCTGGCACCGTCAGCCCGGGACACTTCAACGCCGCCGGACCGGGACACCCCGCACACCGCGACCCCACCGGCACCTTCCGATCAGGACGGTCCGGCGACGGGCTCGGCTGACCGGGGCAGCCCGCCGGTTCCGGGGACGCTGCCGGCGTCGGCGATGGCCTTCGTCGCGGCCGGAGTCGACGCGGCCGAGGCGGCCGAGGCAGCGCGGCGCCGGGCCACCGGGCGGCTGCGGCGACTCGCCGCCGGACTCGGGGTGGCGCTGCTGCTGGCCGTCGCCGGCGGCCTGGTCGCGCTCAACAAGCAGCAGGTCGCCGCGGACAAGGAGCAGGAGGCGCAGACCGCCCGGCACGACGCGGCGTCCCGCCAGGCCGCCGCCGAGGCGGTGAACGCGCTGGACCGCGACGAGGTCACCGCCGTGCGCCGGGCACTGGACGGCTGGCAGGAGGCGCACACCGCCCAGGCGCGCGGCGCGCTGCTCTCCGCCCAGATGGTCAACTCGCTGGGCACGCTGGGCACCGAGACCGGTGGTCACTCGGTCGCGTTCAGCCCGGACGGCTCCCGGATCGCGATCGGTTACGGCGGCGGGGTGGTCCGGCTCTGGGACGCCGTCACCTTCACACCGATCGGCGAACCACTCGTCACGCCGCAGAAGGCCGCCCGGAACATCGTGGTCTCGGTGGCGTTCTCGCCGGACGGCCGATTCCTGATGTCCAGCGCGTTCGCCAAGGACAGCCTGCAAATCTGGGATGCCGCCACCGGATCGCCCGTCCGCACCCTGCCGGGCGCCGCCGCCGCGGCCTGGTTGCCCGTCGCCGGCACGGGCGCCGGCACCGGAGCAGGCGCTCCTGCCGCCGGCACCGTGCTGGCTCTGCGCACCGATCCCAAGGCCACCGGATTCCAGCTCGGCATGTGGGACGCGGCCACCGGCCGGCTGAGCCGGTCGATCCCGATCGACGACTACTACCCCTACGACCTGGCGGTCAGCCGGGACGGGAAGCATGTCGCGATCACCAAGGGCCCGGGCTCCGCGGCGCGGGTCTGGCGGCTGAGCGACGGCCGAGCGGCGACCACCATCCCGGACACCAGCCACCTGGCATTCGCACCGGACGGGACGCTGGTCGGCATGAACCGGCTCGGACAGCTCTTCCAGTGGGAGGTGCCGTCCGGGCGGCGGCTACGGACCCTGTTCGAGGCGACCAGCACGCCCGGGGCCAGCCGATTCACGGTCACCGCCGACGGGATGGCGGTGGCCAACGTCGGGTCCCGCCTGGTCGCCACATTCTCGCTCGCCGACGGCACCAACACGGTTCAGGACACCGGGGTGTCGGCCTACCCGGCGGTGGCGGCCTCGCCGGACGGCCGCCTGATCGCGGTGACCGGCCTCGACGCCCCGACGGCGGTGTTCCGGCGGGCGACCACCTGGCTCCCGCACGGCGGCATGGTGGCCGGCAGCAGCTTCTCCCCGGACGGCCGGCGACTGGCCGCGGCCGCTGACGACGGCCGGATCCGGGTCTGGGACGTGGCCTCCCGTGACCTGGTCACCGACGTCCGGTCCGGCGGGGTTCCGGTCCGGGTCGCCTTCGCCGCCGGGGGTCTGCTGGTGGATGCCACCATGGACGCCGGGCTGGAGGTCCGGGAAGCGGCGACCGGGCGGCTCCGGGAGACCGTGCCGCTCGCCGGGGCCACGAACGATCTAGCCGTCTCCCCGGACGGCTCCCTGGTGGCCGTGTCGACCGGCCCACTCCCCTCAGGGCTCTTCCAACCCGGGGCCCGGGCGGAACAGCACGAGCGGATCCTGGTCTATGACGTGGTCAAGCGCGAGGTGCGCACCCGGCTCCAGCCGGTGGAAGCACCGCACGCGGTGGCGTTCAGCCGAGACGGCACGCAGCTGCTGGCGACCACGACCGACCCCTACACCTCGACCGGGATCTTCCACTCGGCGCTGCACGCCTGGCGCACCAGCGACTTCACCCGGATCGGCAGCTATCGGCTCGGCGACTATCAGGCCACTGACCTCGCCGTCTCCCCGGCCGACGGTGCGATCGCGGTGGCCGGGACGAACGGACAGGTCGAATTCCGCAGTCCGGACGGCACGCAGCCTCGGTGGCAGACGCGACGGCAGGTCCAACAGATCGACGCCATCGCGTTCGCGCCCGACGGCCGGACGCTGGCCGTGAGTGACTTCGACGGTCGTATCCATCTCTGGGACACCGCGAGCCGGACCGAGTCCGCCACGTTGAACGGGCATCGCACCCGGGTCGCCTCGCTGAGCTTCGCACCGGGCAGCGGGTTGCTGGCGAGTTCCGAGCTGGAGGGCACGTTCGGGCTGTGGCGGATGGATCCGGCGGAGGTCGTACCGGAAATCTGCCGGGTCGCGATCATCGCGGACCGCAACGATGGCGGCGGTCTGTCACCACTCTGCCGGTGA
- a CDS encoding 4'-phosphopantetheinyl transferase family protein: protein MLDQLLPHPVRFAVAYSDDPDEACYPGEEALVASTAPGRRREILTARRCAREALLALGHAPAMILRGPRREPLWPAGITGSITHCAGFRAAAVARVAEVASVGLDAEPHAPLPPRVLGAVTTAPDRDLLARLAVTHPETCWDRLLFSAKESIYKAWYPVTGRWLGFEDASLEIDPATGDFTGHILLDDAPITRMTGRFLVSQGLIVTAVCH from the coding sequence GTGCTCGATCAGCTCCTGCCGCACCCGGTGCGCTTCGCCGTCGCCTACTCCGACGATCCGGACGAGGCCTGCTACCCCGGTGAGGAAGCGCTGGTCGCGAGCACCGCACCGGGCCGCCGCCGGGAGATCCTGACCGCTCGCCGCTGCGCCCGCGAGGCACTCCTCGCCCTCGGGCACGCGCCTGCCATGATCCTCCGCGGCCCGCGCCGCGAACCGCTCTGGCCGGCCGGCATCACCGGCAGCATCACGCACTGCGCCGGCTTCCGGGCGGCCGCGGTGGCCCGGGTCGCCGAGGTGGCGAGCGTCGGCCTCGACGCCGAACCGCACGCCCCGCTGCCGCCGCGCGTCCTCGGCGCGGTCACCACCGCCCCCGACCGCGACCTGCTGGCCCGCCTCGCGGTGACCCACCCGGAAACCTGCTGGGACCGGCTGCTCTTCAGCGCCAAGGAGTCGATTTACAAGGCCTGGTACCCGGTGACCGGCCGCTGGCTCGGCTTCGAGGACGCCTCGTTGGAGATCGACCCGGCGACCGGCGACTTCACCGGCCACATCCTGCTCGACGACGCCCCGATCACCCGGATGACCGGCCGTTTCCTGGTCTCCCAGGGCCTGATAGTCACCGCCGTCTGCCACTGA
- a CDS encoding MOSC domain-containing protein, translating to MGQVTGIWRYPVKSARGEALGETPVEPGGLAGDRAWACVDDQDGTIGSAKHPRRWGGLLTVAASGDPATIEVGGTRYAAGSAEADKALGDHLGRPVRLTRTAPDAPRIHRLLPSEAGMVPDWFADLGPGQERVEEAGGHARTGRFVDFGAVHLVTTGALADLAEKTGHPVPPDRFRPNLLIAADADPEPGTELAIGDVVLRILFRTPRCVIPSLPQHSLPADPAVLRTLARHYRMEVFGTGKGACFGVYADVLEPGHLELGAQVTPA from the coding sequence ATGGGACAGGTGACGGGGATCTGGCGGTATCCGGTGAAGAGCGCCCGCGGCGAGGCGCTCGGCGAGACACCGGTCGAGCCCGGCGGCCTGGCCGGCGACCGGGCCTGGGCGTGTGTCGACGACCAGGACGGCACGATCGGCAGCGCCAAGCACCCGCGGCGCTGGGGTGGCCTGCTCACCGTGGCCGCCTCGGGGGACCCGGCGACGATCGAGGTCGGCGGGACGCGCTATGCGGCTGGAAGCGCGGAAGCTGACAAGGCGCTCGGCGACCACCTGGGCCGCCCGGTCCGGCTGACCCGCACCGCGCCGGACGCCCCGCGGATCCATCGGCTGCTGCCGTCCGAAGCCGGGATGGTCCCGGACTGGTTCGCCGACCTGGGCCCCGGCCAGGAACGGGTGGAGGAGGCCGGCGGCCACGCCCGGACCGGCCGGTTCGTCGACTTCGGAGCGGTGCACCTGGTCACCACCGGAGCCCTGGCCGACCTGGCGGAGAAGACCGGCCACCCGGTCCCACCGGACCGCTTCCGCCCCAACCTGCTGATCGCCGCCGACGCCGACCCGGAGCCCGGCACCGAACTGGCCATCGGCGACGTCGTCCTGCGGATCCTCTTCCGAACCCCACGCTGCGTGATCCCGAGCCTGCCGCAGCACAGCCTGCCGGCCGATCCCGCCGTGCTCCGAACCCTGGCCCGCCACTACCGGATGGAGGTCTTCGGAACCGGGAAGGGCGCCTGCTTCGGCGTCTACGCCGACGTGCTCGAACCCGGCCACCTGGAGCTGGGCGCCCAGGTCACCCCCGCGTAG